In the genome of Ictalurus furcatus strain D&B chromosome 13, Billie_1.0, whole genome shotgun sequence, one region contains:
- the LOC128616688 gene encoding pancreatic secretory granule membrane major glycoprotein GP2 isoform X1, which produces MGEIRARGTVLGAFTRQAISTTPDTKTPTPDTATSTTPYTKTPTPDTATSTTPDTATSTTPDTATSTTPDTTTPTTTPTPIPALCGSMICSWDEVCSQINGDYGCACGYITTRGPNPYDAIETCSGSTGSLSLSRCELFEDGYSADNLHMNDQNCKGELQDNRLVFSFDSNFNMCGTTLENNSTHISFKNSVGTTDGIGVISRSGGLNINFSCVYPLIQSISMPTAIEGKGGVISKYLSTEGSYQITMTPYTDDTFQVPLFGNVTLDVNHQMYIAVQVDQFDSTQIGLVLDSCWATPINQIDYYIRWDLISNECPNPNDGTVAVLQNGVSTTSYFSFRMFTFTGFSNKIYLHCQVHLCLLETGSCAQPCTGGLYRRRRAVDFYDSAAISMEF; this is translated from the exons AGCAATATCAACAACACCAG atACAAAAACCCCAACACCAG atACAGCAACATCAACAACACCAT atACAAAAACCCCAACACCAG atacagcaacatcaacaacaccag atacagcaacatcaacaacaccag atacagcaacatcaacaacaccag atacaacaacaccaacaacaacaccaacaccaatACCAG CACTCTGTGGGAGTATGATTTGCTCCTGGGATGAAGTCTGTAGTCAGATAAATGGAGATTATGGCTGTGCCTGTGGGTACATTACAACGCGCGGCCCAAATCCTTACG ACGCCATTGAGACATGTTCAGGAAGTACTGGATCACTGTCTCTTTCTCGCTGTGAACTCTTTGAAGACGGATATTCTGCAGATAATCTCCACATGAACGACCAAAACTGCAAAGGGGAGCTCCAAGATAACAGGCTGGTGTTCAGCTTTGACAGTAATTTCAACATGTGTGGCACAACTCTGGAG aataacagcacacacatcagCTTCAAGAACAGCGTTGGGACAACTGATGGTATAGGTGTGATCAGTCGTTCCGGCGGCCTCAACATCAACTTTTCCTGTGTGTATCCACTCATCCAGAGCATCTCCATGCCCACGGCTATTGAAGGCAAAGGAGG TGTAATCAGCAAGTATCTGTCTACCGAGGGCTCGTACCAGATCACCATGACCCCGTATACCGATGATACATTCCAGGTTCCACTCTTTGGCAATGTGACCCTGGATGTGAACCATCAGATGTATATAGCTGTGCAAGTGGATCAGTTCGACAGCACTCAAATCGGGCTTGTGCTGGACAGCTGCTGGGCCACGCCCATCAACCAGATCGACTATTACATCCGCTGGGACCTGATCAGTAACGA GTGTCCGAACCCCAATGATGGCACGGTGGCGGTGTTGCAGAATGGTGTCTCCACGACCAGCTACTTCTCCTTCAGGATGTTCACATTCACCGGCTTCTCCAACAAGATCTACCTGCACTGCCAGGTCCATCTCTGTCTGCTAGAGACAGGCAGCTGTGCACAG CCATGCACTGGAGGTCTTTACAGAAGACGCCGAGCTGTAGATTTCTACGATTCAGCTGCCATTTCCATGGAATTCTGA
- the LOC128616688 gene encoding pancreatic secretory granule membrane major glycoprotein GP2 isoform X4 → MGEIRARGTVLGAFTRQAISTTPDTKTPTPDTATSTTPYTKTPTPDTATSTTPDTTTPTTTPTPIPALCGSMICSWDEVCSQINGDYGCACGYITTRGPNPYDAIETCSGSTGSLSLSRCELFEDGYSADNLHMNDQNCKGELQDNRLVFSFDSNFNMCGTTLENNSTHISFKNSVGTTDGIGVISRSGGLNINFSCVYPLIQSISMPTAIEGKGGVISKYLSTEGSYQITMTPYTDDTFQVPLFGNVTLDVNHQMYIAVQVDQFDSTQIGLVLDSCWATPINQIDYYIRWDLISNECPNPNDGTVAVLQNGVSTTSYFSFRMFTFTGFSNKIYLHCQVHLCLLETGSCAQPCTGGLYRRRRAVDFYDSAAISMEF, encoded by the exons AGCAATATCAACAACACCAG atACAAAAACCCCAACACCAG atACAGCAACATCAACAACACCAT atACAAAAACCCCAACACCAG atacagcaacatcaacaacaccag atacaacaacaccaacaacaacaccaacaccaatACCAG CACTCTGTGGGAGTATGATTTGCTCCTGGGATGAAGTCTGTAGTCAGATAAATGGAGATTATGGCTGTGCCTGTGGGTACATTACAACGCGCGGCCCAAATCCTTACG ACGCCATTGAGACATGTTCAGGAAGTACTGGATCACTGTCTCTTTCTCGCTGTGAACTCTTTGAAGACGGATATTCTGCAGATAATCTCCACATGAACGACCAAAACTGCAAAGGGGAGCTCCAAGATAACAGGCTGGTGTTCAGCTTTGACAGTAATTTCAACATGTGTGGCACAACTCTGGAG aataacagcacacacatcagCTTCAAGAACAGCGTTGGGACAACTGATGGTATAGGTGTGATCAGTCGTTCCGGCGGCCTCAACATCAACTTTTCCTGTGTGTATCCACTCATCCAGAGCATCTCCATGCCCACGGCTATTGAAGGCAAAGGAGG TGTAATCAGCAAGTATCTGTCTACCGAGGGCTCGTACCAGATCACCATGACCCCGTATACCGATGATACATTCCAGGTTCCACTCTTTGGCAATGTGACCCTGGATGTGAACCATCAGATGTATATAGCTGTGCAAGTGGATCAGTTCGACAGCACTCAAATCGGGCTTGTGCTGGACAGCTGCTGGGCCACGCCCATCAACCAGATCGACTATTACATCCGCTGGGACCTGATCAGTAACGA GTGTCCGAACCCCAATGATGGCACGGTGGCGGTGTTGCAGAATGGTGTCTCCACGACCAGCTACTTCTCCTTCAGGATGTTCACATTCACCGGCTTCTCCAACAAGATCTACCTGCACTGCCAGGTCCATCTCTGTCTGCTAGAGACAGGCAGCTGTGCACAG CCATGCACTGGAGGTCTTTACAGAAGACGCCGAGCTGTAGATTTCTACGATTCAGCTGCCATTTCCATGGAATTCTGA
- the LOC128616688 gene encoding pancreatic secretory granule membrane major glycoprotein GP2 isoform X3, giving the protein MGEIRARGTVLGAFTRQAISTTPDTKTPTPDTATSTTPYTKTPTPDTATSTTPDTATSTTPDTTTPTTTPTPIPALCGSMICSWDEVCSQINGDYGCACGYITTRGPNPYDAIETCSGSTGSLSLSRCELFEDGYSADNLHMNDQNCKGELQDNRLVFSFDSNFNMCGTTLENNSTHISFKNSVGTTDGIGVISRSGGLNINFSCVYPLIQSISMPTAIEGKGGVISKYLSTEGSYQITMTPYTDDTFQVPLFGNVTLDVNHQMYIAVQVDQFDSTQIGLVLDSCWATPINQIDYYIRWDLISNECPNPNDGTVAVLQNGVSTTSYFSFRMFTFTGFSNKIYLHCQVHLCLLETGSCAQPCTGGLYRRRRAVDFYDSAAISMEF; this is encoded by the exons AGCAATATCAACAACACCAG atACAAAAACCCCAACACCAG atACAGCAACATCAACAACACCAT atACAAAAACCCCAACACCAG atacagcaacatcaacaacaccag atacagcaacatcaacaacaccag atacaacaacaccaacaacaacaccaacaccaatACCAG CACTCTGTGGGAGTATGATTTGCTCCTGGGATGAAGTCTGTAGTCAGATAAATGGAGATTATGGCTGTGCCTGTGGGTACATTACAACGCGCGGCCCAAATCCTTACG ACGCCATTGAGACATGTTCAGGAAGTACTGGATCACTGTCTCTTTCTCGCTGTGAACTCTTTGAAGACGGATATTCTGCAGATAATCTCCACATGAACGACCAAAACTGCAAAGGGGAGCTCCAAGATAACAGGCTGGTGTTCAGCTTTGACAGTAATTTCAACATGTGTGGCACAACTCTGGAG aataacagcacacacatcagCTTCAAGAACAGCGTTGGGACAACTGATGGTATAGGTGTGATCAGTCGTTCCGGCGGCCTCAACATCAACTTTTCCTGTGTGTATCCACTCATCCAGAGCATCTCCATGCCCACGGCTATTGAAGGCAAAGGAGG TGTAATCAGCAAGTATCTGTCTACCGAGGGCTCGTACCAGATCACCATGACCCCGTATACCGATGATACATTCCAGGTTCCACTCTTTGGCAATGTGACCCTGGATGTGAACCATCAGATGTATATAGCTGTGCAAGTGGATCAGTTCGACAGCACTCAAATCGGGCTTGTGCTGGACAGCTGCTGGGCCACGCCCATCAACCAGATCGACTATTACATCCGCTGGGACCTGATCAGTAACGA GTGTCCGAACCCCAATGATGGCACGGTGGCGGTGTTGCAGAATGGTGTCTCCACGACCAGCTACTTCTCCTTCAGGATGTTCACATTCACCGGCTTCTCCAACAAGATCTACCTGCACTGCCAGGTCCATCTCTGTCTGCTAGAGACAGGCAGCTGTGCACAG CCATGCACTGGAGGTCTTTACAGAAGACGCCGAGCTGTAGATTTCTACGATTCAGCTGCCATTTCCATGGAATTCTGA